One genomic region from Kineosporia corallincola encodes:
- a CDS encoding response regulator transcription factor, whose protein sequence is MSSIVVVDDDSDIRGLLEFKLSAAGHQVTAEADGEAGLAAIMDVRPDVVVLDWMMPRMSGIEVCLELRKDPSMADIPVLFLTAKAQESDVQRGFAAGGNDYVIKPFSPRELSSRIDALLARTPR, encoded by the coding sequence ATGAGCAGCATCGTCGTTGTGGACGACGACTCCGACATCCGGGGTCTGCTGGAGTTCAAGCTGTCCGCGGCGGGTCACCAGGTGACCGCCGAGGCCGACGGCGAGGCCGGGCTGGCCGCGATCATGGACGTCCGGCCGGACGTCGTGGTGCTGGACTGGATGATGCCGCGGATGAGCGGCATCGAGGTCTGCCTGGAGCTGCGCAAGGACCCCTCGATGGCCGACATCCCGGTGCTGTTCCTCACCGCGAAGGCCCAGGAGTCCGACGTCCAGCGTGGTTTCGCCGCCGGCGGCAACGACTACGTGATCAAACCCTTCAGTCCGCGCGAGCTGTCCAGCCGGATCGACGCGCTGCTGGCTCGGACCCCGAGATGA
- a CDS encoding HEAT repeat domain-containing protein has protein sequence MSTGAILLIAATLNLALIIGLSLTTALLKARRERRARRHEQELALLRPVMMRYLATWEDGDAHDLADMLIGYHGVTTSFEELVAGLLPKLRGADRSMLVDILRRRGTIDQARQGTGSRWAVRRYRAVELLGAAGVSEGIPDAAALLGDRNTDVRLAAVRALGRIGTVEAAAALLEHLDSDEGRKHPIPPHPVTMALLRIGTDATDPLTRALEAGQVEVRTIATEVLGVLGVYPAVAGLQARMRLDPSASVRLGATHALGRLSMPSSAGDLTAMLRTEEDVEVLAAACAALGRIIDPSTIPDLEHAVAHPHPTVRVAAAMALVPFGATGLDRLREIAQRDAEGGDAAREVLARNSIATDTTPLISL, from the coding sequence ATGAGTACCGGCGCGATCCTTCTGATCGCCGCCACTCTCAACCTCGCGCTGATCATCGGGCTGTCGCTCACCACGGCACTGCTGAAGGCGCGGCGTGAGCGCCGGGCCCGGCGGCACGAGCAGGAGCTCGCCCTGCTCCGGCCGGTGATGATGCGCTACCTGGCCACCTGGGAGGACGGGGACGCCCACGACCTCGCCGACATGCTGATCGGCTACCACGGCGTCACCACGTCGTTCGAGGAGCTGGTGGCGGGGTTGCTGCCCAAGCTGCGCGGGGCCGACCGGAGCATGCTGGTCGACATCCTGCGCCGCCGCGGCACCATCGACCAGGCCCGGCAGGGCACCGGCTCACGCTGGGCGGTGCGCCGCTACCGCGCGGTGGAACTGCTCGGCGCGGCCGGGGTCAGCGAGGGGATTCCGGACGCCGCGGCACTGCTGGGTGACCGGAACACCGACGTCCGGCTGGCCGCCGTGCGGGCGCTGGGCCGGATCGGCACCGTGGAGGCGGCCGCCGCCCTGCTGGAGCACCTGGACTCGGACGAGGGCCGCAAGCACCCGATCCCGCCGCACCCGGTGACGATGGCGTTGCTGCGGATCGGCACCGACGCGACCGATCCGCTGACCCGGGCGCTGGAGGCCGGGCAGGTGGAGGTGCGCACCATCGCCACCGAGGTGCTCGGCGTGCTCGGCGTGTACCCGGCCGTGGCCGGGCTCCAGGCCCGCATGCGGCTCGATCCCAGTGCCTCGGTCCGGCTCGGCGCCACCCACGCCCTCGGCCGTCTGAGCATGCCCAGCTCGGCCGGCGACCTGACCGCGATGCTGCGCACGGAGGAGGACGTCGAGGTCCTCGCCGCTGCCTGTGCCGCCCTCGGCCGGATCATCGACCCGTCCACGATCCCCGACCTGGAACACGCGGTGGCGCATCCGCACCCCACCGTCCGGGTGGCGGCGGCGATGGCGCTGGTGCCGTTCGGTGCTACCGGCCTGGACCGGCTGCGCGAGATCGCGCAGCGCGACGCCGAAGGTGGTGACGCCGCTCGGGAGGTACTCGCCCGCAACTCGATCGCGACCGACACCACGCCGCTG
- a CDS encoding S-adenosylmethionine:tRNA ribosyltransferase-isomerase, which produces MIRPSTTFELPPGAEATGPPEARGLARDQVRLLVAGREALHDTRFDRIGDHLRPGDLLVVNTSATRAAAVDGEHARLGPVVVHLSTHLPDDAWVVEVRSAPDAAERVRDCAVGDEIRLSDGTLVNLLAGDGERLWTTQPLGTPPGRPIRYGYLSGRWPLESYQTVFADPLAPGASAEMPSAGRPFSTDLVTRLVSAGIRLAPIALHAGVSSLETGEAPPAEPYRVPESTAALVNWTRRTGGRVIAVGTTVTRALESATHPEGQVRPARGWTDLVISRERPVRVVDGLITGWHDPEASHLLMLEAVAGPGLVRDAYAHAVEHGYLWHEFGDSCLFLP; this is translated from the coding sequence GTGATCCGGCCGAGCACCACCTTCGAACTGCCGCCCGGCGCCGAGGCCACCGGGCCGCCGGAGGCGCGCGGCCTGGCCCGCGACCAGGTGCGGCTGCTGGTGGCCGGCCGGGAGGCACTGCACGACACCAGGTTCGACCGGATCGGCGACCACCTGCGTCCGGGAGACCTGCTGGTGGTGAACACCTCGGCCACCCGGGCCGCCGCGGTCGACGGCGAGCACGCCCGGCTCGGGCCGGTGGTCGTTCACCTGTCCACCCACCTGCCGGACGACGCCTGGGTGGTGGAGGTGCGCAGCGCGCCGGACGCCGCCGAGCGGGTGCGCGACTGCGCGGTCGGTGACGAGATTCGGCTTTCCGACGGCACTCTCGTGAACCTGCTGGCCGGGGACGGCGAACGGCTCTGGACCACGCAGCCGCTGGGCACGCCGCCCGGACGGCCGATCCGCTACGGCTACCTGTCGGGCCGCTGGCCCCTGGAGAGTTACCAGACGGTGTTCGCCGATCCGCTGGCACCTGGTGCCAGTGCCGAGATGCCCAGCGCCGGGCGGCCGTTCAGCACCGACCTGGTGACCCGTCTGGTGTCGGCCGGGATCCGGCTGGCCCCGATCGCCCTGCACGCGGGGGTTTCGTCGCTGGAGACCGGCGAGGCCCCGCCCGCCGAGCCGTACCGGGTGCCGGAATCGACGGCGGCACTGGTGAACTGGACCCGCCGGACGGGTGGCCGGGTGATCGCTGTGGGTACCACCGTCACCCGGGCGCTGGAATCGGCGACTCATCCGGAGGGTCAGGTTCGTCCCGCGCGTGGCTGGACCGATCTGGTGATCTCCCGGGAGCGACCGGTGCGGGTGGTGGACGGCCTGATCACCGGCTGGCACGACCCCGAGGCCTCCCACCTGCTCATGCTGGAGGCGGTGGCCGGACCGGGCCTGGTGCGCGACGCCTACGCACACGCCGTGGAGCACGGCTACCTGTGGCACGAGTTCGGCGACTCCTGCCTGTTCCTGCCCTGA